The Terriglobia bacterium DNA window AAGCCGATTTGGTTGCATGTGCTGCACGCAAGGGTACGAAATACACTCCCGTGCTCACCGCATCGGAAAGGGCCTGGGTGCGCCGAGTAAAGGCAATTGGACACGCAGTCCACACGCAACACTTTACAGATGACAGTGTATCTAGGGTTTTGAAGACGCTGCGCCCCCTGATGGCTAATGCCGAAGAAGTGCGCCACGTGCCAAAGATACTGGCTGAGCACGGCATCGCGCTGGTCGTTGTAGAGCACTTACAGCAGACTCGCATTGACGGGGTGTGCGCGTGGCTCGAACAAAATCGACGGCCGGTTATCGCAATTTCAATGCGGTATGACCGCCTGGATTATTTTTGGTTCACACTACTCCATGAACTTGGGCACGTCGCCAATCGGGACGGCATAACGGCTGTGCTCAAGCCAGATTCTGATCTGGTGGGCGATCAGGCGACACAAACTTCTGTAAAGCCAGAAATTGAGCAACAAGCCGATTGGTTCGCTACAGAGAATCTGATTGCTCCAAGCGAAATAGACAATTTCATTGCACGGGTAAGACCGCTGTTTTCTAAAGTCAAGATTCACGGTTTCGCCCTCCGCCAAGGAGTACACCCCGCAATCGTAGTGGGCCAGTTGCAGCACAGGGGAGCAATTCACTGGAGCCATAGTAGGGAGTTGCTCGTGAAGGTTCGCGACATTGTCATCGCCTCGACCTTAACCGACGGGTGGGGACAGATACTGCCAAACATCGCTTAGGGGAAATATGACATACACGGAACAGTTGCAGAAGATCGTAGCCGATTATCAAGCAGCGGGGCAGGCGTGGCCAGCCACATCGCACGAAATCGCGATATGGGCGATTTCGGGTGGCAAGTGGCATCCGCAGCGTGGAGCAATGATTAAGAAGTGCGCGGAAGAACTCTCCGATGCAATGCGCGAGGAGTATTTCACTGACCCTCAAGGTCGCCGCGTCAGAATCAAACACGTGGCCCGGTATGGCGGAGGTGCCGCCCAGATTCCACTCTGGGCAGATATTCGTACGGCAACCCGCGACCACATGGAAATCGCTTTCCAGCAGCGGCGACAACAGATTCTTGGTGATTGCCGACAACTGAAGACGGACGTTGACAGCTACAACGAGAATTACAGCCAAATCGAGCCAATTCAGATGGTATTCGATTTCACACCTGATCTTGCTGAATTGGAACTCGTCAGACTTGCAGTCAGCGCCTAGCGCTTCGTGGCCTCGCGCACGATCCGCGCAGCGGCTTGACTGAAGTCCTCGCGACGTTTGCGCTTTGCGGTCTTCGTCGCCTGGGCCATCTTGCGGACGTTCGGGGCGGTAACATTGTGCGTCGGTATGGGTGGCTTGCGAGTGCCTTTCTTCTTTGCCATGTCCACAGCTTACGCCCGCCAGATTCCGGGCGCTAGCCTGTGGAAATTCAAACTGCACCACTACCGAAGAGTCTCAGTTTCAGTTTTGGTTTCAGCTCTGCGATTTCGCCTTTTGGGGTCGCTGAACGGTGAAACTCGAAATCCTCGGCCCCTGCTGAAACTGAAACTGAAACTCGAAACTGTATTTAGAATGTTCCTTCACCCATGTATCTGCTTTACAGCGCGCTGGCCGCCTTGGCCCTGCTGCTCTCCTCGCCCGTCTGGCTGTTGCGCCTGTTGCGCCACGGCAAATACCGCGCGGGATTGGGCGAGCGCTTCGGACGCGTCCCGCCACGCCTCCGCGACCCCGAGCAACGCCCCACCATCTGGGCGCACGCGGTCTCGGTGGGCGAGGTGCTCGCGGTCAGCGGCCTGATCTCCGAATTGCAGCCGCTCTTGCCTTCGTACCGCATCGTCATCTCGACCACGACCATGACCGGCCAAAAGCTGGCGCGCGACCGTTTTGGCGAGGCCAACGTTTTCTACTTTCCGGTGGACTTCGCCTTCGCCGTGCGCCCTTACCTGCGCGCGCTGCGCCCGGACCTGGTGATTATCGCCGAAACCGAGTTCTGGCCGAACTTCCTGCGCCTGGCGCGGCAATCCGGCGCGCGCATAGCCGTGGTCAACGCGCGCATCTCCGACCGCTCTTTCCCGCGCTACCGGCGTTTTCGTGCGCTGATCGCCCCCGTGCTGCGGCAGGTGGACGTTTTTCTCGCGCAAGGTGACGAGGACCGCCGCCGCCTGATCGCAATCGGCGCGCCCGCCGAGCGTGTGCAGGTCAGCGGCAACTTGAAGTTCGATCTCAAACCTGCAAGCGAAACGCCGCTTGTTGCCCAGTTCAAATCAGTGCTCACCGGCATCGGACAGGTTCTCGTCTGTGGCAGCACGGTCGAAGGCGAGGAGTCCATCGTGCTGCGCGCGTTCGCAGCCGTTCGGGAGCGCTTTCCCAAGGCGCTGATGATCCTTGCGCCTCGTCATCCCGAGCGCTTCGCGCAAGTAGTGGAACTGGTCGCCACCTCGGGCCTGCACTCCTGGCGCAGATCGCAGTGGGACGCCTCGCAACCGATCGGCCCGGGCATCCTCTTGCTGGACACCATCGGCGAACTTGCCTCAACCTACGCACTGGCCGACATCGCCTTCGTGGGTGGCAGCCTGGTGCCCAAGGGCGGACACAACATCCTGGAGGCGGCGCAGCACGGGGTTGCCATCGTGGTCGGTCCGCACACGGAAAATTTCCGCGACATGGTCGCGCTCTTCCGCCACGCCGACGCCGTGGTGATCGCCAACGCCGACGAACTCGCGCCAACGTTCCTGAAATTGCTGGCCGACGAAAACCGCCGCCACGATCTTGGCGCGCGCGCGTGTGCAATCCTGCGCGCCAATTCCGGCGCCACGGCTCGCACCCTTGCCGCGCTGGAATCGCTGCTGGCGGAGCGGAACGCACCCGCCAGCGCTACGTCCAAAATCTCGCCGCGGCTGGAGACCTGATGGCGACCCGCATTCTCTCCGGCCTGTTCGGTGGCGCGGTCCGGCTGCGCAATTCGCTCTATGACGCCGGCGCGCTGCCGGCCAAGCGGTTGAAGGGCCCGGTGGTCAGCGTCGGCAATCTTTCCGTCGGCGGATCGGGCAAAACTCCGTTCGTGATTTTGCTCGGCGAACTGCTCAACTTCCGCGGTGTCGCCTTCGACGTGCTCTCGCGCGGATACCGCCGCCAGACCCGCGGCGTTGCACTGGTGGATCCCGGCGGGCTGCCGCACCAGTTCGGCGACGAGCCGCTGCTCATCGCGCGCCGCTTGCAGATTCCGGTCATTCTCGGTGAAGACCGCCACGCTGCGGGTGCGTTCGCCGAACGGCGTTTCGGACCGCAACTTCACCTGCTCGACGACGGTTTCCAGCACCGCCAGCTCGCGCGCGATTTCGACATCGTGCTGGTCACGCCCGACGATGCCCGCGATCGGCTGCTGCCCGCCGGGCGACTGCGTGAGCCGCTCAGCGCTCTGCGCCGCGCCGATGCCGTCGTGCTCGCCAGCGGCGCTGATTCCGCCAATTTCCCGCTCGACGGCAAAACCGTGTGGCGCGTCCGCCGCGGAATTCTTACGCGCGACACCCCGCCGCATCCGCTCGCCTTCTGCGGCATCGCACGCCCCCAAGGTTTCTTCGCGCAGCTCCGCAAGGCTGGAATCGATGTTTCTGCCGAGGTCGTTTTTCCCGATCACCACGCTTACACCGAGAAGGACCTCCGCGATCTACAATTCGTCGCCGAGCAGAACCAGGCCGGCGGGTTTGTGACTACCGAGAAAGACGCGGTCAATCTCGCTGGCTATCTCTCATCGCTGAAGCCGTTGTCGGTTGTCCCGGTAAAGATGGACCTCGCCGACTCTCCGCGCGCGCTGGATTGCCTGCTGGAAACGCTGAAGCGCCGCGGAAAACCGGTGTCGTGAGACAATGCCCCTTCGCGTAGTCCGTAATCCGTACTCGGTAGTCCGGTGCGGACTGCGGGCTACCGACTACTTTGGCGATCAGCGTTTCTCTCCGTTCATCAGCGGCCGATTCGATGTTGAAGCATACGAAACAGTCCGACCGCCTGCGCAAAATCGTCGACGCCTTCCCGCGCCTCACCGTCACCGTCGTGGCTGACCTGGTCGCCGACGAATTCATCTACGGCGAAATTTCCCGTGTCTCGCGCGAGGCCCCGGTGCTCATCCTCAAACACCGCGACCGCACCGTGGTCCCGGGTGGCGGCGGCAACGCGGTGTACAACCTCGCCGCCCTCGGCGTCACCGTGCTGCCGGTGGGCGTCATCGGCGATGACGCCCCCGGGCGCCTGCTGCTCCGCGCCTTTCGCCAGAAGCGCATCTCCACCTCCGGTATCCTGCGCCTGAAGGGCTACACCACGGTTACCAAGACGCGCATCCTCGCCGGCATGACCCACACGGCGCGCCAGCAGGTGGTCCGCGTGGACCGTGAGCCGGAGCGCGAACTCGATTTCATGCACCAGCAGGACCTGGTTGCCTCCGCCAACCGCTTTCTCCGCGCCTCCGACGCCCTGCTGATCTCCGATTACGGCTACGGCAGCGCCACCCCGCAGATGCTCAAGGACCTGCGCTCGCGCGGCGCCATCCAAGACATTCCGGTGACGCTCGACTCGCGCTATCGCCTGCTGCAATACGCCGGCGCGACCGCCGCCACGCCCAACGAACCCGAAGTCGAGCAGGCGCTCGGCATGCGCATCGGGAACGATTCGGCGCGCCTGCTCACCGCCGGTAAGAAAATTCTCCAGCGCATGAAGCTGGAGTCGCTGGTCATTACCCGCGGGCGCGACGGCATGGTCGCCTTTACCCGCAAGCACAAGCCAGTCGAGATTCCGATTCACGGCAGCGACCAGGTGGCCGACGTCACCGGCGCAGGCGACACCGTCATCGCCACCTTCACCGCTGCCTTGGCCGCCGGCGCCGAAGCCGAAGACGCCGCGCGCCTCGCAAATTTTGCCGGCGGCATCGTGGTCATGAAGCGTGGCACCGCCACCCTCGGCCGCGAAGAACTTTTGCAGGCCGTGGAGCACGCTGCTCCATTACACGCATGAGCTGGTACAACAAGATTCTTGCGCGACCCGGTTGCCCCATGCGATCCGGTTGCCCCACCCTTATCTCGCCCGGGTTTGGCGAGATAGGGTGGGGGTTATCCCCGCTGAAACTCGAGTCATGAGCGCTACCGAGGACAAGATCCTTACCCGCGATCAACTCCGCCGCCGCGTGGACCAATGGCGCCGCGCCGGCGAGCGCATCATCCTGACCAACGGCTGCTTCGACCTGCTGCATGTCGGTCACATTCGCTACCTGCGCGCCGCCAAGCAACTCGGCGGAAGACTCGTGGTCGGACTGAATGCGGACGAGTCGGTGCGCGGGTTGAAGGGTGAGGGCCGTCCGCTCATGCCCGCCGCCGAGCGCGCCGAAATTGTGGCCGCCCTTGCCGATGTGGATGCCGTGGTTATCTTTCCCGAACCCGACGTGCGCGCCCTCATTCGCGAACTCCGCCCCGACATCCATGCCAAGGGCACGGACTACACCCTGGACAATGTTCCCGAGCGCGACACCGTCCGGGAATGCGGCGGGTGCGTCGCCATCGTCGGCGATCCCAAGGACCACTCCGCCACCGGGTTCATCTCCCGCATCGCTCGCAGGGAGCGGCCGTGAATCTGCTGGTCGTGCGCCTCGGCTCGATGGGCGACATCATTCATACCCTGCCCGCGGTGGTCGCGCTGCGCCGCGCCTTTCCCGGCGCGACCATCGGCTGGGCGGTGGAGCCGCGCTGGGCCGCGCTCCTCTCCTCCGTAGCCGCGATCTCCGCCCCGCGCTCGCCCGAGAAGCCGCTGGCGGACATCATTCACGCGGTGGACACGCTCGCCTGGCGCGCCGCCCTGCTGTCCGGCGAAACCTGGCGCGCCGCTCGCGATGCTATCCGCGAACTTCGCGCCCGGCGTTATGACCTCGCGATTGATTTCCAGGGTGCGTGGAAATCCGCCATCCTGGCGCAGCTTTCGCGCGCCCCGCGCCGCCTCGGCTTCATGCAGCCGCGTGAAAAGCCGGCGACGCTTTTCTACACCCACCAGGTCGCCGCCCGCGGCCGCCACGTGGTCGAGCAGAACCTTTCACTCGCTGCCGCGGTTGCCCCACCCTTGTCTCGTCCGGGGGAGCCTGCCCCGAAGCGTAGCGAGGGGGCGAGACAGCGCGGGGCAGTTCCTGAAACTCCGTACGGGGCCCCCACGCAGCACGACGAATTCAGTTTCCCCCTCCCGCGCGATCCCGCCGCCGAGCGCGCTGTCGATCGGCAACTGCGTGCCCACGGTCTTCACAGCTTGGTGATCGTCAATCCCGGCGCCGGCTGGGGCGCCAAGTGCTGGCCCGCCGAGCGCTACGCCGAAGTCGTACGCGCGCTCGCCGTGCACGGCCTGCGCACCATCGTGAACTTCGGTCCCGGTGAGGAACAGCTCGCCCGCGATGTCGAGCGCGCCGCCAACACGGTTCCTGATGCGGTTGCCCCACCCTTGTCGCGGCCGGGTGAGTCTGCCCCGAAGCGAAGCGAGAGGCCGCGACAGGGTGGGAGCGTCCCTCCCGCCATCGCCATGTCCGCCACCGTCGCCGAACTCATGGCTCTCTGCCGGCGCGCTCGCCTCTGCATTGGCGGTGACACCGGCCCTGTCCACCTCGCGGCGGCTCTCGACGTTCCCCTGGTCGCGTTGTTCGGTCCCACCGATCCGGCCCGCACCGGCCCCTACAGCCCTCGCGCCATCGTGCTGCGCAGTTTCGTCAGTCAGACCACCAGCTCGCACGAAAAAGAACCGGAAGCAGGTCTGTTGCAGATTACCGCCACTGAAGTAATCGCCGCCGCCCGTTACCTGCTGGCACAACCGGCCGAGGTCCGCCAACGTTGACGACCTGGTCCCGCATCGCGCGTCGCATCCGAGTTCCTCTCGGCTTCATCTTCGCCGCGCTCTACCTGTGGCTGGCGCACCCGATTTGGCTCTCCCTCGTGATCGGCGGCATCATCGCCTTCGCCGGGCTTGCGGTACGTGCCGTCGCCTCCGGCCATATCAGCAAGAATTCCGAGCTCACCATGTCCGGTCCGTACGCCTATACCCGCAATCCGCTGTATCTCGGATCCATCATCATCGCCGCTGGGTTTGCGGTGGCCGCGCGCAGCGCGTGGATCGTGCTCGCGCTGGTCGTGCTTTTCGTGGCCATTTACATTCCAGTCATCCGCTCCGAGGAAGCCTTCCTGCGCTCGCGTTTTCCCGAGTTCGAAGCCTACGCTCGCGATGTGCCGCGCCTCTTCCCCCGTTTCCGGAATCCCTCCGCCGGTTCTTTTTCCCGCGAACTTTATCTCAAGCATCGCGAGTACAATGCTGTCTTCGGTACCGCCGTGATGCTGGCGGCTTTGGCGGCCAAGCTGCTCTGGGCCGGACGCTAACCTGTCCTACGTGATGAGACGACTCCTGCTCGCAACCGCCTGCGCACTGCTGTGTGCCGGCCTCGGTGTCAAGCTTGCCGGCCAGCTACCCACCTCCACCATCGGCCCGGTAGCGCAGATCCATCCGCCGCCGGAGAATTATTCATTTCCCAACGGCCAGGCATTCGTGTACCAGGCCGAGTGGCGCCTCTGGACCGCCGGCACCGCGCGCATCACGGTGGAGCCGGCCGGCGACAATGAGCGCGTCTCCGCCACCGCCGAATCCAGCGGCGTGGCCGCCCTGCTCTATCCCGTCCATGATCGCTTCCAATCTGTCGTCGACAGCCGCACCTTCTGTTCGATCAGCATCGCCAAGCACACCGAGGAAGGGTTCCGCGCCCGCGAAACCCTGATCAACTTCGACTACCTGCGCCGCCGCGCCGTGCTCGACGAA harbors:
- a CDS encoding DUF3108 domain-containing protein, with protein sequence MRRLLLATACALLCAGLGVKLAGQLPTSTIGPVAQIHPPPENYSFPNGQAFVYQAEWRLWTAGTARITVEPAGDNERVSATAESSGVAALLYPVHDRFQSVVDSRTFCSISIAKHTEEGFRARETLINFDYLRRRAVLDETNLKSGEAKHAERDIPACVTDVISGIFYVGSLPLTPDAAYTFPLNDGGETVEVRAHVEARENIKTPAGTFAAIRVSPEASSGTLKNRGRVWIWYSDDARHIPVQMRARLFWGTLTLRLVRTEKK
- a CDS encoding adenylyltransferase/cytidyltransferase family protein, which translates into the protein MSATEDKILTRDQLRRRVDQWRRAGERIILTNGCFDLLHVGHIRYLRAAKQLGGRLVVGLNADESVRGLKGEGRPLMPAAERAEIVAALADVDAVVIFPEPDVRALIRELRPDIHAKGTDYTLDNVPERDTVRECGGCVAIVGDPKDHSATGFISRIARRERP
- the lpxK gene encoding tetraacyldisaccharide 4'-kinase — protein: MATRILSGLFGGAVRLRNSLYDAGALPAKRLKGPVVSVGNLSVGGSGKTPFVILLGELLNFRGVAFDVLSRGYRRQTRGVALVDPGGLPHQFGDEPLLIARRLQIPVILGEDRHAAGAFAERRFGPQLHLLDDGFQHRQLARDFDIVLVTPDDARDRLLPAGRLREPLSALRRADAVVLASGADSANFPLDGKTVWRVRRGILTRDTPPHPLAFCGIARPQGFFAQLRKAGIDVSAEVVFPDHHAYTEKDLRDLQFVAEQNQAGGFVTTEKDAVNLAGYLSSLKPLSVVPVKMDLADSPRALDCLLETLKRRGKPVS
- a CDS encoding isoprenylcysteine carboxylmethyltransferase family protein: MTTWSRIARRIRVPLGFIFAALYLWLAHPIWLSLVIGGIIAFAGLAVRAVASGHISKNSELTMSGPYAYTRNPLYLGSIIIAAGFAVAARSAWIVLALVVLFVAIYIPVIRSEEAFLRSRFPEFEAYARDVPRLFPRFRNPSAGSFSRELYLKHREYNAVFGTAVMLAALAAKLLWAGR
- a CDS encoding bifunctional hydroxymethylpyrimidine kinase/phosphomethylpyrimidine kinase, producing MLKHTKQSDRLRKIVDAFPRLTVTVVADLVADEFIYGEISRVSREAPVLILKHRDRTVVPGGGGNAVYNLAALGVTVLPVGVIGDDAPGRLLLRAFRQKRISTSGILRLKGYTTVTKTRILAGMTHTARQQVVRVDREPERELDFMHQQDLVASANRFLRASDALLISDYGYGSATPQMLKDLRSRGAIQDIPVTLDSRYRLLQYAGATAATPNEPEVEQALGMRIGNDSARLLTAGKKILQRMKLESLVITRGRDGMVAFTRKHKPVEIPIHGSDQVADVTGAGDTVIATFTAALAAGAEAEDAARLANFAGGIVVMKRGTATLGREELLQAVEHAAPLHA
- a CDS encoding HigA family addiction module antidote protein, whose amino-acid sequence is MLTYEQLAETFPPGDVIKEELEARGWTQRDLADIMGVQPSIVSSIVNGTKPISLDLARNLAAALGPSAQFWVNMDTAYRLNLPAELHDATTMRSELFKIAPVNEMIKRGWIESSADVSVLRTRVLKFFGKESLEEIEADLVACAARKGTKYTPVLTASERAWVRRVKAIGHAVHTQHFTDDSVSRVLKTLRPLMANAEEVRHVPKILAEHGIALVVVEHLQQTRIDGVCAWLEQNRRPVIAISMRYDRLDYFWFTLLHELGHVANRDGITAVLKPDSDLVGDQATQTSVKPEIEQQADWFATENLIAPSEIDNFIARVRPLFSKVKIHGFALRQGVHPAIVVGQLQHRGAIHWSHSRELLVKVRDIVIASTLTDGWGQILPNIA
- a CDS encoding glycosyltransferase family 9 protein; the encoded protein is MNLLVVRLGSMGDIIHTLPAVVALRRAFPGATIGWAVEPRWAALLSSVAAISAPRSPEKPLADIIHAVDTLAWRAALLSGETWRAARDAIRELRARRYDLAIDFQGAWKSAILAQLSRAPRRLGFMQPREKPATLFYTHQVAARGRHVVEQNLSLAAAVAPPLSRPGEPAPKRSEGARQRGAVPETPYGAPTQHDEFSFPLPRDPAAERAVDRQLRAHGLHSLVIVNPGAGWGAKCWPAERYAEVVRALAVHGLRTIVNFGPGEEQLARDVERAANTVPDAVAPPLSRPGESAPKRSERPRQGGSVPPAIAMSATVAELMALCRRARLCIGGDTGPVHLAAALDVPLVALFGPTDPARTGPYSPRAIVLRSFVSQTTSSHEKEPEAGLLQITATEVIAAARYLLAQPAEVRQR
- a CDS encoding 3-deoxy-D-manno-octulosonic acid transferase, yielding MYLLYSALAALALLLSSPVWLLRLLRHGKYRAGLGERFGRVPPRLRDPEQRPTIWAHAVSVGEVLAVSGLISELQPLLPSYRIVISTTTMTGQKLARDRFGEANVFYFPVDFAFAVRPYLRALRPDLVIIAETEFWPNFLRLARQSGARIAVVNARISDRSFPRYRRFRALIAPVLRQVDVFLAQGDEDRRRLIAIGAPAERVQVSGNLKFDLKPASETPLVAQFKSVLTGIGQVLVCGSTVEGEESIVLRAFAAVRERFPKALMILAPRHPERFAQVVELVATSGLHSWRRSQWDASQPIGPGILLLDTIGELASTYALADIAFVGGSLVPKGGHNILEAAQHGVAIVVGPHTENFRDMVALFRHADAVVIANADELAPTFLKLLADENRRHDLGARACAILRANSGATARTLAALESLLAERNAPASATSKISPRLET